One genomic region from Arthrobacter pigmenti encodes:
- a CDS encoding helicase-associated domain-containing protein, which produces MSAIRALSRDLASRSDAELRQLISARPDVVLPPVPDFSALAARASTRVSVQRALESLTAPQLLVLETVVLATDVDAATGTTAAQLKRYIANTTAKTLEPLLAHLHALALLRTGTAKGRSAYFPLDTLTEALGPYPGGLGRPITALSQQYPEYAVHVHNGVATFRAEGVRFPGLPTTDDDAATLVTGLAVCWDTIIGLAPERTGALLEKLTASPVGSAPASEAMSATPVQWLLERGLLIRLDANHVELPREVGIAARGGVIIPALPVAPPVPSLKSVRFSLRDNAAFGALAETLRLLTELLAVIHGNPVTTLRTGGVGVREIRRLADAIRADREQVVWLLELGAAARLIVLDPDSSRWVAVSDGAWHSIDRDEQWARLVRAWLDLERAPSLIGGKLPTGSQVNALSSEAIRTDAPAVRRRTLVAAASLSAEAANDGGACVLDAPALITLLAWERPRLRRRFARLVPGILAEMGHLGLLGSGALTGLGAAVAEERFDDALLSLRDALPKPLSHFMLQADLTAVAPGYLEPPVARELALLAAAEGQGPATVYRFSAQSIRNALDDGQDAASILAFLNKHSATDVPQPLRYLVEDTASRYGSLRVGPAFSYVRSDDDAALTALLADPAAAALGLVQLAPTVVTAQATPAELSGALRELGYSPALEGGAVPRPSVRAGGGAPSSSSFLPATRTNPWVLTDEDAAAQLQVLRGSARPGPASGAESEALIGLETLRTAIRTRQPVRLGFADSVGNSIRQIFVPLSVSGGRVRLIDPEKDTERVISVHRIMDVETVEGA; this is translated from the coding sequence GTGTCCGCCATCCGCGCCCTGTCCCGGGACCTGGCTTCCCGAAGCGATGCCGAACTCCGGCAGCTGATCTCGGCGCGCCCGGACGTGGTGCTCCCGCCGGTTCCCGATTTCTCCGCCCTCGCTGCCCGCGCCTCTACCCGTGTCAGCGTGCAGCGCGCCCTGGAAAGCCTTACCGCCCCGCAACTGCTGGTGCTCGAAACCGTGGTGCTTGCAACGGATGTTGATGCCGCCACGGGCACCACTGCCGCGCAGTTGAAGAGGTACATCGCGAACACCACGGCCAAGACGCTGGAACCGCTTCTTGCGCACCTGCATGCGCTCGCGCTGCTTCGCACCGGCACAGCAAAAGGCCGTTCCGCCTACTTTCCCCTGGATACGCTCACAGAGGCACTCGGACCCTACCCCGGTGGCCTCGGGCGCCCCATAACCGCCCTGTCGCAGCAGTATCCGGAATATGCCGTCCATGTACACAACGGGGTGGCGACCTTTCGCGCAGAGGGCGTCCGGTTCCCCGGACTACCAACCACCGACGACGACGCCGCCACCCTTGTAACGGGGCTGGCCGTTTGCTGGGACACCATAATAGGGCTGGCGCCCGAGCGAACGGGCGCCCTGCTCGAGAAGCTCACCGCGTCACCCGTGGGTTCGGCTCCCGCGTCAGAGGCAATGTCCGCAACTCCCGTGCAGTGGCTGCTGGAGCGTGGGCTGTTGATCCGACTGGATGCCAACCACGTTGAACTGCCCCGCGAAGTAGGCATCGCGGCCCGCGGCGGCGTCATCATTCCTGCTTTGCCGGTCGCTCCCCCGGTGCCGAGCCTCAAATCAGTCCGCTTCAGCCTCCGCGACAACGCCGCCTTCGGCGCGCTGGCTGAAACACTGAGGCTCCTCACCGAGTTACTCGCCGTCATCCACGGGAACCCGGTCACGACTCTGCGCACGGGTGGAGTGGGCGTACGGGAGATCCGTCGCCTGGCTGACGCCATTCGGGCAGATCGCGAGCAGGTGGTGTGGCTGCTCGAGCTGGGTGCCGCTGCCCGGCTGATCGTCCTGGATCCCGACAGTTCCCGCTGGGTGGCGGTCTCCGACGGCGCCTGGCACTCGATCGACCGGGACGAACAGTGGGCCAGGCTTGTCCGTGCGTGGCTCGACCTGGAACGGGCCCCGTCCCTGATCGGTGGCAAACTTCCGACCGGCAGCCAGGTGAATGCACTCTCCTCCGAGGCAATCCGCACGGATGCCCCGGCAGTCCGTCGTCGTACGCTCGTCGCCGCCGCGTCGCTTTCGGCTGAGGCTGCCAACGACGGCGGTGCGTGCGTATTGGACGCACCTGCACTGATCACACTGCTCGCCTGGGAACGGCCCCGGCTGCGACGGCGCTTCGCCCGCCTGGTGCCGGGAATCCTGGCCGAGATGGGACATCTTGGCCTGCTCGGTTCTGGAGCCCTGACCGGGTTGGGAGCCGCCGTCGCAGAAGAACGCTTCGATGACGCCCTCCTCTCGCTGCGCGATGCCCTGCCCAAACCGCTCAGCCACTTCATGCTGCAAGCAGATTTGACCGCCGTCGCACCGGGTTATCTCGAACCGCCGGTTGCACGCGAGCTCGCCCTGCTGGCTGCGGCCGAAGGACAGGGTCCGGCAACGGTATACCGCTTCTCTGCACAATCCATCCGGAACGCGCTCGATGATGGACAAGACGCGGCGTCGATTCTCGCTTTCCTGAACAAGCACTCGGCAACCGATGTGCCTCAGCCGCTGCGGTATCTCGTTGAGGACACTGCGTCCCGCTATGGATCCCTGCGCGTGGGTCCGGCCTTCAGTTACGTGCGCAGCGACGACGACGCCGCACTGACCGCCCTGCTGGCAGATCCGGCAGCCGCGGCGCTTGGGCTCGTCCAGCTGGCTCCGACCGTCGTGACGGCGCAGGCCACCCCGGCCGAACTGTCCGGCGCGCTGAGGGAGCTCGGCTACTCTCCCGCCCTCGAAGGAGGTGCGGTGCCGCGTCCGTCGGTCCGGGCAGGCGGCGGCGCGCCGTCGTCGTCGTCGTTCTTACCCGCCACCAGAACCAATCCCTGGGTTCTCACCGATGAAGACGCCGCCGCGCAACTGCAAGTGTTGCGGGGCAGTGCGCGGCCCGGTCCTGCCTCCGGGGCGGAAAGCGAGGCGCTGATCGGACTTGAGACGCTCCGGACGGCGATCAGGACCAGGCAGCCGGTCAGGCTGGGTTTCGCGGACAGCGTCGGGAATTCGATCCGGCAGATCTTTGTTCCACTGTCGGTTTCGGGTGGGCGCGTAAGGTTGATCGATCCCGAGAAAGACACTGAACGCGTAATTTCCGTGCACCGGATCATGGATGTGGAAACTGTGGAAGGGGCTTGA
- a CDS encoding cold shock domain-containing protein: MPIGKVKWFDSEKGFGFLATDDGKEVFLHASALPDGVSEVKVGTKLEFGVADGRKGLQALSARILDAQPSVAKATRKNAEDMAVITEDLIRLLDDVSNGLRRGRYPDKSHSAKVAAVLRAVADDLDV; encoded by the coding sequence GTGCCTATCGGCAAGGTTAAGTGGTTCGACTCCGAGAAAGGCTTCGGCTTTTTGGCGACGGATGACGGCAAGGAAGTATTCCTTCACGCCTCGGCGCTCCCGGACGGGGTGTCCGAAGTGAAGGTCGGCACCAAACTGGAGTTCGGCGTCGCCGACGGCCGTAAGGGTCTCCAGGCCCTGTCCGCGCGAATTCTCGACGCGCAGCCATCGGTTGCCAAAGCCACCCGCAAGAACGCGGAAGACATGGCGGTCATAACTGAAGACCTGATCCGTCTACTGGATGACGTGTCCAATGGACTTCGCCGTGGCCGCTACCCGGACAAGTCCCACTCAGCCAAAGTTGCGGCGGTACTTCGCGCCGTTGCCGATGATCTGGACGTCTAG
- a CDS encoding DUF3027 domain-containing protein, whose translation MSESPESSQASTETAVAQPPKRKPLRKPSKPDAVLAAAVDAARSAVEQIAGDSEVGAHLGVSPEAERLVTHRFSANVPGYAGWQWFATLARVPRGKDATVCELGLLPSEDSLLAPDWVPWSDRVRPEDADQADAPITEPIVPDTVSAADTQAAEDDAEPKTPGGESPVA comes from the coding sequence GTGAGCGAGTCCCCGGAATCATCCCAGGCATCAACGGAGACGGCAGTAGCGCAGCCGCCGAAGCGGAAACCGCTGCGTAAGCCTTCCAAGCCGGACGCCGTGTTGGCCGCGGCAGTCGATGCTGCCCGCAGCGCGGTGGAGCAGATTGCCGGAGATTCCGAAGTGGGAGCACATCTTGGCGTCTCCCCCGAAGCGGAGCGGCTGGTTACGCACCGGTTCTCCGCGAACGTTCCGGGCTATGCGGGCTGGCAGTGGTTCGCCACGCTTGCCCGGGTGCCACGCGGCAAGGACGCGACAGTCTGCGAACTGGGGCTCCTGCCCTCCGAAGATTCACTGCTCGCCCCGGACTGGGTCCCCTGGTCAGATCGCGTGCGGCCAGAGGACGCCGATCAGGCTGACGCGCCCATCACCGAGCCGATCGTCCCGGATACGGTGAGTGCTGCGGATACGCAGGCAGCAGAGGACGACGCCGAGCCAAAGACCCCTGGAGGCGAATCCCCAGTTGCCTAG
- a CDS encoding MFS transporter: protein MGTFRSLHIHNYRLWFIGALISNVGTWMQRTAQDWLVYDVLTDQDAAAMGIVMALQLGPQLFMAPWAGLIADSVDRRKLLIGTQSAMAALGVGLGILVVLGIAELWHVYAFALALGIVSSIDAPARQTFVSELVRDDYLPNAVALNSASFNGARMFGPAVAGLLTVAVGPGWVFLINAVTFGAMIFVLVTIRRNELRVLDRSAPGRGRIRAGFRYVRQRPDLIMVMFAIFIVGTFGLNFAVYIAAMARTEFNTGAGVFGTLSSIMAVGSVAGALMSARREGPRLRFVFGAAAAFGVACLLAALAPSVWLFGVALVPVGLFALTLMTSANAYVQTTTTQAMRGRVMSLYFAIFLGGTPIGAPIVGWVTNAYGPRWGLVVAAASGVVAALAGLIWIWRSHRITVRLVHPSPRRLRLTLAATARDTADRNG, encoded by the coding sequence ATGGGCACGTTCCGTTCCCTGCACATCCACAACTATCGACTGTGGTTCATTGGCGCGTTGATCTCCAACGTGGGGACCTGGATGCAGCGCACGGCCCAGGACTGGCTCGTTTACGACGTCCTGACCGACCAGGATGCAGCGGCCATGGGCATTGTCATGGCGCTGCAGTTGGGTCCGCAGCTCTTCATGGCGCCCTGGGCCGGGTTGATCGCCGATTCCGTTGACCGGCGGAAACTCCTCATCGGGACACAGTCAGCCATGGCTGCCCTCGGCGTGGGCCTGGGCATCCTTGTAGTGCTGGGGATCGCCGAGCTCTGGCACGTGTATGCGTTCGCCCTCGCACTCGGGATAGTTTCTTCGATCGATGCCCCGGCTCGCCAGACGTTCGTGTCCGAACTGGTCCGCGATGACTATCTACCCAATGCCGTCGCGCTGAACAGCGCCTCCTTCAACGGCGCGCGCATGTTCGGTCCCGCAGTAGCCGGCCTGCTGACGGTGGCCGTCGGTCCCGGCTGGGTCTTCCTGATCAACGCCGTTACGTTCGGTGCGATGATCTTTGTCCTCGTCACTATCCGGCGGAACGAGTTGCGCGTCCTTGACCGCTCAGCGCCCGGCCGCGGGCGCATCCGGGCAGGCTTCCGGTATGTGAGGCAGCGGCCCGACCTGATCATGGTAATGTTTGCCATTTTCATTGTGGGTACCTTCGGCCTCAACTTCGCCGTCTACATCGCCGCCATGGCGCGGACGGAGTTCAACACCGGGGCGGGTGTTTTCGGGACCCTGTCGTCCATCATGGCGGTGGGTTCCGTGGCGGGTGCGCTGATGTCGGCTCGCAGGGAAGGGCCGAGACTTCGGTTCGTTTTCGGAGCAGCGGCAGCCTTCGGTGTGGCCTGTCTGCTCGCCGCACTGGCGCCGTCGGTCTGGCTGTTCGGCGTTGCACTGGTCCCTGTGGGCCTGTTCGCGCTCACTCTCATGACCAGCGCGAATGCTTATGTCCAGACCACAACAACGCAGGCCATGCGCGGCCGCGTCATGTCCCTGTACTTCGCGATCTTCCTCGGCGGCACGCCGATCGGCGCGCCCATTGTGGGTTGGGTGACCAATGCCTACGGGCCGCGCTGGGGACTGGTGGTTGCAGCGGCTTCCGGAGTGGTGGCAGCCCTGGCCGGACTGATCTGGATCTGGCGCTCGCACCGGATTACGGTGCGGCTGGTGCATCCCTCGCCGAGGCGGCTCAGGCTGACCCTGGCCGCCACGGCACGCGATACCGCCGATCGCAACGGCTAA
- the serC gene encoding phosphoserine transaminase produces the protein MSNTADIRIPTELLPQDGRFGAGPSKVRSAQLDALNAAGTTLLGTSHRQAPVKNLVGSVRSGLAEFFRAPDGYEVILGVGGSTAFWDVASFGLVNAKAQHLSFGEFGSKFAAATSKAPFLEDSTVITAEPGTCPSPAAEPGVDFYAWPQNETSTGVAAPVKRVDGVDDGALVAIDATSAAGGLHVDVAQADIYYFAPQKNFASDGGLWLGLFSPAALERAAGIKASKRWIPDFLDLQTAIDNSRLNQTYNTPALATLVTLNAQVEWLNSNGGLEFAANRTADSAGRVYGWAEQSSVATPFVANAADRSNVIATIDFDDSVDAAAVAKVLRTNGIVDVEPYRKLGRNQLRIATFVVIEPEDVSALLQCIDYVVERS, from the coding sequence ATGAGCAACACTGCCGATATCCGCATTCCCACCGAACTCCTCCCCCAGGATGGACGGTTCGGTGCCGGGCCCTCGAAGGTGCGCTCAGCGCAGCTGGACGCACTGAACGCTGCGGGTACCACTCTGCTGGGTACCTCGCACCGGCAGGCTCCGGTCAAGAACCTGGTGGGCTCCGTGCGGTCCGGTCTAGCGGAGTTCTTCCGGGCACCCGATGGCTACGAGGTAATCCTCGGGGTAGGTGGTTCCACGGCGTTCTGGGACGTTGCCTCCTTCGGTTTGGTGAACGCGAAGGCACAGCACCTTTCATTCGGTGAGTTCGGTTCAAAATTCGCCGCAGCAACCTCCAAGGCCCCTTTCCTGGAGGATTCGACCGTCATCACCGCAGAGCCCGGAACCTGTCCGAGTCCGGCTGCGGAGCCCGGCGTCGATTTCTACGCGTGGCCGCAGAATGAAACCTCCACCGGCGTCGCGGCTCCGGTTAAGCGTGTGGACGGGGTCGACGACGGCGCCCTGGTAGCGATCGATGCCACCAGCGCGGCAGGCGGCCTGCACGTGGACGTTGCGCAGGCAGACATCTATTACTTCGCACCGCAGAAGAACTTTGCTTCAGACGGCGGCCTCTGGCTCGGACTGTTCTCCCCGGCCGCGCTGGAGCGCGCTGCAGGCATCAAGGCATCGAAGCGCTGGATCCCCGACTTCCTCGACCTGCAGACAGCCATCGACAATTCCCGGCTGAACCAGACCTACAACACCCCGGCGCTGGCCACGCTCGTCACCCTCAACGCACAGGTGGAGTGGCTCAACAGCAACGGCGGCCTCGAGTTCGCTGCCAACCGGACGGCGGACTCGGCCGGACGCGTTTACGGCTGGGCAGAGCAATCAAGCGTAGCCACCCCGTTTGTGGCGAATGCGGCGGACCGCTCGAACGTCATTGCAACCATCGACTTCGACGACTCCGTTGATGCCGCGGCTGTGGCCAAGGTCCTGCGGACCAACGGAATCGTCGACGTCGAGCCCTACCGCAAGCTTGGACGCAACCAGCTGCGCATCGCCACTTTCGTGGTAATCGAGCCGGAGGACGTCTCCGCACTGCTGCAGTGCATCGATTACGTCGTGGAGCGCTCTTAG
- a CDS encoding metal-dependent transcriptional regulator, with translation MTDLIDTTEMYLRTILELEEENIVALRARIAERLRHSGPTVSQTIGRMERDGLVIVTGDRHLELTELGRRRATEVMRKHRLAERLLADVIGLDWAYVHDEACRWEHVMSERVERRLYELLGQPRESPYGNPIPGLEALGGEPPIAFTSGVSSLTDAMMTYAQGSTVTLMRLAEPIQVDPELLTQLDEGGLRPGATLRLEAVGDYVSVRVPGVEGALELPPEVASHVFVAVQP, from the coding sequence ATGACGGACCTCATCGACACCACAGAGATGTACCTGCGGACCATCCTGGAGCTGGAAGAAGAGAACATCGTTGCACTGCGTGCGCGGATCGCTGAGCGGCTGCGCCACTCCGGACCAACGGTTTCCCAGACAATCGGCCGGATGGAGCGGGACGGACTGGTGATCGTCACAGGTGACCGCCACCTGGAACTCACCGAACTTGGGCGTCGCAGGGCGACGGAGGTCATGCGAAAGCATCGGCTTGCCGAGCGGCTGCTCGCCGATGTCATCGGTCTCGACTGGGCGTATGTCCATGATGAGGCTTGCCGGTGGGAACACGTCATGAGCGAACGGGTTGAGCGCAGACTGTATGAACTGCTCGGTCAGCCCAGGGAATCGCCTTACGGCAATCCGATCCCGGGTCTTGAGGCCCTCGGCGGCGAGCCGCCCATTGCATTCACGTCGGGCGTGAGCAGCCTCACAGATGCCATGATGACTTACGCCCAGGGCTCCACAGTGACCCTGATGCGTCTGGCAGAGCCCATCCAGGTTGATCCCGAGCTGTTGACGCAGCTGGATGAGGGCGGACTGCGCCCCGGCGCAACGCTGAGACTGGAGGCGGTTGGAGATTACGTCTCTGTCCGTGTGCCAGGCGTCGAAGGCGCGCTGGAACTCCCACCGGAGGTCGCCTCACATGTATTCGTCGCCGTTCAGCCCTAA
- a CDS encoding M23 family metallopeptidase: protein MSNTASGRRRASTPLAEARPRDAHRRERAERAAAHAAAGLTSAPAPDPAPASAISPNPARVASKPAAPALTVPSAPAVTTPSAPAVTLAPAVEIAGVAMQECMGTQHTRRSARGGYTGPDTPMKPRDAQRRERRRKAATARRDVSFTGLSQKVAIAAAASGMVLTVALPTTAAVAPAQMQQAAHTSQDAAKPVQAAASAEVTFDRAALHGKFDPDAKLAEIVSASGSDIVAAESKGSLSAPLDNVQLSSPFGNRISPITGAGELHTGQDMSEACGTAVKAAASGTVTFAGWHAYGGGNRVVVEHGNGLKTTYNHLSAIDVTVGQEVQRAQSIARVGSTGASTGCHLHFEVMIDGKNVDPLGWL from the coding sequence TTGTCGAATACTGCTTCGGGGCGCCGCCGTGCCAGCACCCCGCTCGCTGAAGCGCGGCCTCGCGACGCCCACCGGCGTGAACGTGCCGAGCGGGCAGCAGCCCACGCAGCCGCCGGCTTAACAAGCGCTCCGGCTCCTGACCCAGCTCCGGCTTCGGCTATCTCCCCAAACCCGGCTCGTGTTGCTTCCAAGCCTGCGGCTCCGGCTCTGACTGTGCCGTCGGCTCCGGCTGTGACTACGCCGTCGGCTCCGGCCGTTACCCTGGCGCCGGCAGTTGAGATTGCCGGGGTTGCCATGCAGGAGTGCATGGGCACGCAGCACACTCGCCGAAGCGCCCGCGGCGGCTATACCGGGCCCGACACACCGATGAAGCCGCGGGACGCACAGCGCCGCGAACGACGCCGCAAGGCGGCAACCGCACGGCGGGATGTCTCCTTCACCGGTCTCAGCCAGAAAGTAGCCATCGCAGCTGCCGCATCGGGAATGGTGCTCACCGTCGCACTACCCACCACTGCGGCCGTCGCACCTGCCCAGATGCAGCAGGCGGCACACACCAGCCAGGACGCGGCGAAGCCCGTTCAAGCGGCCGCAAGCGCCGAAGTGACCTTTGATCGCGCGGCACTGCACGGGAAGTTCGATCCTGATGCCAAACTGGCCGAGATCGTGTCTGCGTCCGGCAGCGATATCGTTGCCGCAGAGTCCAAGGGTTCCCTCTCTGCGCCGTTGGATAACGTGCAGCTGAGCTCGCCCTTCGGAAACCGCATCAGCCCGATCACCGGTGCCGGCGAACTCCACACAGGTCAGGACATGAGCGAAGCGTGTGGCACCGCCGTGAAGGCCGCTGCTTCCGGAACCGTGACCTTTGCCGGGTGGCACGCCTATGGCGGCGGCAACCGCGTCGTCGTCGAACACGGCAACGGACTCAAGACCACGTACAACCACCTGTCCGCCATTGATGTCACCGTGGGGCAGGAAGTGCAGCGGGCCCAGTCGATCGCGCGCGTGGGAAGCACCGGCGCGTCCACTGGCTGCCATCTGCACTTTGAAGTCATGATCGACGGGAAAAACGTCGATCCGCTCGGCTGGCTCTAG
- a CDS encoding C40 family peptidase yields the protein MSNSSALGRHRAVPAHTNSLAAISKAVSSNAGSVGRQAAVIVAASGLVLTAGLPAHGAADAQRSAQAVKTLNSISTEAPVSASADAAVTFERAAVEAVAAPVEVAPVVAVQADVVEEAPAPVPAAEPVAVEATVAAPVEVEEAAVEAPEPIEAPSASGIGAALVGSAYAQIGVSQDCTAMVENALRSIGKSVGDIAPGDFFAFGSVVSSPAPGDLVISAGHVAIYVGNGQVISGGFNGMNTALHNLSDLSGYSFVRVS from the coding sequence GTGTCAAACAGCTCTGCGCTCGGACGCCATCGCGCGGTTCCGGCTCATACCAACTCGCTCGCAGCAATCTCGAAGGCTGTATCTTCGAACGCCGGATCCGTAGGACGCCAGGCAGCGGTTATCGTCGCAGCTTCCGGCCTCGTCCTTACCGCGGGCCTCCCGGCACACGGTGCCGCAGACGCCCAGCGCTCGGCACAGGCAGTCAAGACTCTGAACTCCATCTCCACTGAAGCGCCCGTCAGCGCCTCCGCAGATGCGGCAGTGACCTTTGAGCGCGCAGCCGTAGAAGCCGTCGCTGCTCCCGTCGAGGTAGCTCCCGTTGTTGCCGTCCAGGCCGATGTTGTAGAGGAAGCACCGGCTCCCGTCCCGGCCGCTGAGCCTGTTGCCGTAGAGGCAACCGTGGCAGCACCGGTCGAGGTGGAGGAAGCAGCCGTTGAGGCTCCTGAGCCCATCGAAGCACCATCGGCCAGTGGAATCGGCGCAGCGCTCGTCGGTTCGGCTTACGCCCAGATCGGTGTGTCGCAGGACTGCACCGCGATGGTTGAGAACGCACTGCGTTCAATCGGCAAATCCGTCGGCGACATCGCGCCGGGTGACTTCTTCGCATTCGGCTCGGTTGTCTCCTCGCCCGCGCCCGGTGACCTCGTCATTTCAGCCGGCCACGTTGCCATCTACGTCGGCAACGGTCAGGTCATTAGCGGTGGCTTCAACGGCATGAACACCGCTCTTCACAACTTGTCCGACCTCTCCGGCTACAGCTTCGTTCGCGTTAGCTAG
- a CDS encoding NlpC/P60 family protein, protein MTPNSRATIARHRAEVQRSAHLSSIARAVSDNAGGVGRQAAVIAAASGLVLSSGVAANAVELPAERNAVTSTLEIQSVTAPVQAAADAKVSFNKAAVKAVAAPTVATPAVTLQAEEIVEAAPAVVAEATVSEPAAAVEVAAETVAVLPEAPAPVAPEVSSGVAATIAAAAQGQLGVIQDCTRLASNALAAAGINFHGWPAGYLSLGRTVSAAEAIPGDLIYYADGGMGAAHIAVYIGGGQAVHGGFNGNQTVVAPANLGSGPVFIRVGG, encoded by the coding sequence ATGACCCCGAATTCCCGCGCCACCATTGCGCGCCACCGTGCCGAAGTACAGCGGTCGGCCCACCTTTCCTCCATCGCCCGCGCCGTCAGCGACAATGCCGGCGGAGTAGGTCGCCAGGCCGCGGTCATCGCTGCAGCGTCCGGGCTTGTTCTCAGCAGCGGTGTTGCCGCCAACGCGGTAGAACTGCCCGCCGAGCGCAACGCAGTCACCAGCACCCTGGAGATTCAGTCCGTCACCGCCCCCGTTCAGGCGGCTGCCGACGCCAAGGTTTCGTTCAACAAGGCAGCTGTCAAGGCGGTTGCCGCACCCACGGTGGCCACCCCTGCAGTGACCCTGCAGGCTGAAGAGATCGTGGAAGCTGCACCGGCTGTTGTGGCTGAGGCTACCGTTTCCGAGCCGGCAGCTGCAGTAGAAGTTGCTGCCGAAACCGTAGCGGTCCTGCCGGAAGCACCGGCGCCTGTTGCTCCCGAGGTCTCCTCCGGCGTAGCAGCAACAATCGCAGCAGCAGCCCAGGGCCAGCTCGGTGTGATCCAGGACTGCACCCGTCTTGCCAGCAACGCCCTCGCTGCAGCAGGCATCAACTTCCACGGTTGGCCTGCAGGCTACCTTTCGCTCGGACGCACTGTCAGTGCCGCCGAAGCGATCCCCGGGGACCTCATCTATTACGCCGACGGCGGCATGGGTGCAGCGCACATCGCTGTGTACATCGGCGGCGGACAGGCTGTACACGGCGGTTTCAATGGAAACCAGACAGTTGTTGCTCCCGCGAACCTCGGTTCCGGACCGGTATTCATCCGCGTCGGAGGCTAG
- a CDS encoding HNH endonuclease, translating into MRTLVLNAGYEPLAVVTFRRALVLVLTGKASVVAEGDDPVVGPTEVLSRPSVILLNRYVKIPYRHNLVATRRGVLRRDNHLCAYCGKAASTIDHVVPRSRGGEDSWENLVACCLRCNNAKGDKTLASLGWSLRVVPRPPRGTCWQIRELEKPSPQWSEFLPADNAA; encoded by the coding sequence ATGCGCACTCTCGTTCTGAATGCTGGATATGAACCACTGGCGGTGGTGACCTTCCGCCGGGCGCTGGTGCTTGTGCTCACGGGGAAGGCCAGTGTGGTCGCTGAAGGAGATGACCCCGTTGTGGGCCCCACCGAAGTACTCTCGCGTCCCTCGGTCATCCTTCTCAATCGCTACGTGAAGATTCCGTACCGCCACAATCTCGTTGCGACCCGCCGCGGCGTGCTCCGGCGCGATAACCACTTATGCGCCTACTGCGGTAAGGCGGCCTCAACGATCGACCACGTGGTCCCACGGTCCCGCGGGGGTGAGGACAGTTGGGAGAATCTCGTTGCCTGCTGCCTCCGCTGCAACAACGCCAAGGGGGACAAGACTCTCGCGTCTCTCGGCTGGTCGCTGCGGGTGGTCCCCCGACCGCCGCGCGGTACCTGCTGGCAGATCCGCGAGCTGGAGAAGCCCTCGCCACAGTGGAGCGAGTTCCTTCCCGCCGATAACGCTGCGTGA
- the mobA gene encoding molybdenum cofactor guanylyltransferase — MSAPGPLPGRDHTLLFDAVILSGGRSSRLGGVPKASLQIGDRNLLALTCEAASAARRLLVVGQSTPGMPGGVELLREDPPFGGPAAAVAAAVGHLRSSHAPWLLVLACDMPRIGETLPALLTGAREAGASVLARDGGRDQPLAALYRWSDLASAVDSGALTNLSMRHLLARVQWSAVEVPAGSTHDVDTWSDAQELGIEEPYADQ, encoded by the coding sequence GTGAGTGCTCCGGGCCCGCTGCCTGGGCGCGATCACACCCTTTTGTTCGACGCGGTCATCCTGAGTGGTGGACGGTCTTCCCGGCTTGGCGGGGTCCCGAAAGCATCCCTACAGATCGGTGACCGGAATCTCCTCGCCCTCACCTGTGAGGCGGCGTCGGCCGCCCGCCGTCTCCTCGTCGTCGGGCAGTCCACGCCGGGAATGCCGGGGGGTGTGGAGCTACTCCGGGAAGATCCGCCGTTCGGAGGTCCGGCGGCGGCGGTGGCGGCCGCCGTCGGACACTTGCGGTCCAGCCACGCACCGTGGCTGCTGGTGCTCGCCTGCGACATGCCGCGTATCGGCGAGACATTGCCGGCACTCCTGACAGGTGCGCGGGAAGCCGGTGCCTCGGTCCTGGCGCGCGACGGCGGCCGCGACCAGCCGCTGGCGGCGCTGTACCGCTGGAGTGACCTTGCATCCGCCGTCGATAGCGGGGCGTTAACGAATCTATCCATGCGCCACCTGCTTGCTAGGGTGCAATGGAGTGCAGTCGAGGTCCCCGCGGGCTCAACCCACGACGTCGATACGTGGTCCGACGCCCAAGAACTTGGGATCGAGGAGCCGTACGCGGACCAATAG
- a CDS encoding DUF6457 domain-containing protein — protein MEDRDRLLRQWSEQLIEMFELDGTEVDVDAVLALAGKAAHSVVRPAAPLTTFIAGYAAGMAVGFGQADSATAQRSAIEAAGAACPPTAEDGERQ, from the coding sequence ATGGAGGATCGGGATCGCCTGCTGCGGCAGTGGAGTGAGCAGCTCATTGAGATGTTCGAACTCGACGGAACGGAGGTGGACGTCGACGCCGTCCTGGCTCTTGCCGGGAAAGCCGCGCATTCGGTGGTCCGGCCTGCGGCTCCGCTGACCACATTCATCGCAGGATATGCGGCGGGGATGGCGGTGGGGTTCGGGCAGGCGGACAGTGCAACTGCCCAGCGGTCGGCCATTGAGGCAGCGGGCGCGGCGTGCCCACCGACAGCCGAAGACGGGGAGCGCCAGTGA